The nucleotide sequence CTTGAGAACACCGCCAGCCCGAATTCGCTGGGAGAGCCGTGTGACCCTTGCAGCAGGAAAGCATGGTGACGGTAGCCGGTTTTAATCAGCATTTCCGTGATGTGGAAATCTTCCATATCTCCATGGCTGAAATACTCCTGAAGGCACAGTACATCGGCATTCTGTTGAACCAGCCAGTTTTTAAACTGTTTCAACGTAGTGTGGTTTTCTTCGTGCCTGTACTGGTTCAGTCCGAAGTTGAAAACATTGTAATTCAGCACCGAAATGACAGGACTCTGTCCACGGCTCGGAGCCGCGGCCAGCGAAGGGCCGGGTGAAAGATCCAGCTGGAAGGTACGGGCCAAAAAGGGGAGTCCGGCCAGTAAGACAAGCAACGTGACGATAGCCCGTCGGGGCGCTACCGCCAGCCACAGTACCATAAATACCAAATGTAAAACGACTACTACGGGCAGGGACATCATCATGAAGCCCGCAATCCAGTGCGAACTGAAGGTCCAGTAGGTAAGCGCATAAACGATCAGGGTGTATAAAACGAGGATTTTGTACAAAAACCAGAGGAAGCCTGTAAGCAGACGCATAAATGAGAGGCGGATGAAACTCCAAAATTATGACATCGGAACGAATAAAACCGGGAACAAGTTGTGTTTGTGGAAATTGTAAAATAGTATTATCTTTG is from Salmonirosea aquatica and encodes:
- a CDS encoding endonuclease/exonuclease/phosphatase family protein: MRLLTGFLWFLYKILVLYTLIVYALTYWTFSSHWIAGFMMMSLPVVVVLHLVFMVLWLAVAPRRAIVTLLVLLAGLPFLARTFQLDLSPGPSLAAAPSRGQSPVISVLNYNVFNFGLNQYRHEENHTTLKQFKNWLVQQNADVLCLQEYFSHGDMEDFHITEMLIKTGYRHHAFLLQGSHGSPSEFGLAVFSRYPILATRDTLFSGQNGLLQADIVWNKDTLRIINTHLYSMTLQLSQVVSEQDYDKKKHEAKYAFRQMRRGFETRAQELNPLEKWIAASPYPIIVCGDFNETPYSYVYGHLRRRLANAFEERGRGFGFSYNHLPNFIRIDNQFYDQNRLELTEFKTLREVPYSDHYPLIGFYTRKEQL